In Streptomyces sp. NBC_01381, the sequence CTTGGCCAGTGCGCCTCCGCCCGCCACCAGCGGAAGCACCGGGTCCGCTGCCAGGGCCTTCGCGACCAGCTCCGAGGCGTCGATGCCGGAGGGCGCACGCAGGGTGGTGGCGACCGGGGCCGCGTCCTGGGCCTCGTACACATAAGGCTCCAGGCCCCCACCCAGCGCCAGCGCACCCGCGCGCGTGGCGGCGGCAGCGGTGGCGTGCCGCGCCATCAGGGCGTCGAGCCCCTCCGCCTCGATCCGCTCCACGCAGGCTTCGAGGGCGAGCATCTCCAACTGGGCGGGTGCGTGAAGCAGCGCCTTCCTGCCGCCGTCGATCCAGCGCTCCTTCCAGTCCAGGAGGGAGAGATACGAGCGGCGCGGCGCCCGCGGATTGGCCGCGAGCCGTGTCCAGGCGCGCTCGCTCACGGAGACCGCCGAGACGCCCGCGGGGCCGCCCATCGCCTTCTGCGCGCCGATCACGCACAGGTCCACGCCCCACGCGTCCGGAAGCAGCGGCTCGGCGGCCACGGAGGCGACGGCGTCCAGCATGAACAGGGCACCGTGCTCCCGCACGACCTCACCGATCGCGGCGACGGGATTGGTGTTGCCCGTCGCGGCCTCCGCGTGCACGAGCGAGACGAAATCGATCTCTGGATGCTCGGCGAGGGCGGCCCGCACCTGCTCCGCGGTCACGGCGGTGTGGAAGGGGACGGCGAGGTCGACGACCGTCGCCCCGCAGTCCCGCAGCCAGTTCCCGAACGTCTGGCCGTACGGCCCGGTGATGATGTTCAGCGCGGTCGTACCCGGCTGAGCCGCACCCCGGATGCAGCCCTCCAGGGGCAGCAGCGCCTCGCCCTGCATGATCACGACGTCCTGCGAGGTGGCGAGGAGACCGGCGACGCGCTCCTCGATGGAGGCGAAGTGCCGGGCGCTCAAGGGGGCCAGGTCAAGGAATGGATGCGTCGTCACGGTGCTGCTCACTTCGCTGCTCACTTCGCTCACGAGTTCGTTCGGGCTGCCGGACCGAGCGTACCGACAGGCTCCTAAGCTGCTGTACATGAGCGATCACACGGTGCTGCACGTGAAGGGGCGGGTGCTCGTCGGCCCGGACGAGGTCCGGGACGAGCTGTGGGTCGTCGGGGGCAGGGTCACGTACGACCGCCCGGCGCACGCGGCGGCGGACATCACCACGATCGAGGGCTGGGTGCTCCCCGGCCTGGTCGACGCGCACTGCCACGTGGGCCTGGACGCGCACGGCCCGGTGGAACCGGAGGTGGCGGAGAAGCAGGCGCTGACGGACCGCGAGATCGGCGCCCTCCTCATCCGCGACGCGGGCTCCCCGTCCGACACCCGCTGGATCGACGACCGCGAGGACCTCCCGAAGATCATCCGCGCGGGCCGGCACATCGCGCGCACGCGCCGCTACATCCGCAACTACGCCCACGAGATCGAGCCGTCCGACCTCGTCGCGTACGTCGCCCAGGAGGCCCGCCGCGGCGACGGCTGGGTCAAACTGGTCGGCGACTGGATCGACCGCGAGGCGGGCGATCTCACCGCCTGCTGGCCCCGCCCCGAGGTGGAGGCGGCGATCGCCGAGGCCCACCGCCTGGGGGCGCGGGTGACGGCCCACTGCTTCGCCGAGGATTCCCTGCGGGACCTGGTGGAGGCGGGCATCGACTGCATCGAGCACGCGACGGGCCTGACCGAGGACACGATCCCGCTGTTCGCGGAGAAGGGCGTGGCGATCGTCCCCACGCTGGTGAACATCGCGACGTTCCCGCAGCTCGCGGACGGCGGCGAGTCCAAGTTCCCCCGCTGGTCGCAGCACATGCGCCGCCTGTACGAGCGCCGCTACGACACGGTGCGGGCGGCGTACGACGCAGGCGTCCCCGTCTACGCGGGCACGGACGCCGGAGGCTCCCTCGCACACGGCCTGGTGGCGGCGGAGGTGGCGGAGCTGACGCTGGCCGGCATCCCGGCGGTGGACGCGCTGTCGGCGACGACGTGGGGGGCGAGGGCCTGGCTGGGGCGCCCCGGGCTCGTGGAGGGCGCCCCCGCGGACCTCGTGGTCTACGAGGCGGACCCTCGGGAGGACGTGCGGGTGTTGGGGGCGCCGCGGAGGGTTGTGCTGAACGGGAGGGTGGTGGGTTGACATCCTCTGCCCCATGGATGAGGGCAATCCGGAGCTATTGAGGTTGTCCAAGCTGTCGGGTATCGCCCTCTAAGGGCAACGCCGTTGCGTTACGGCCGATCTTGGTCTCGACCGCCTGCGCGGCGCGGCCAGCTGATACTCGGGACGGTTTCCGCACCGGCCGACACGGCCATCGGTCGACGGATCCCGCTCGCCATCGGAACGGCACGCCAAGATCGCGGCTGACGCAACGGCATGGGCGCCAGAGGGCGTCTGAGAAGCCCCGTTCAGGGCAGGTGAGTTGGTATGCCTGCGCTGATGGAGGCCGGGATGGCCGGGGAGCGGCGCGCGTATCCGACGGATCTGTCCGACAGGGAGTGCGCGGTGCCGGCGCCGCTCGTGGCGCCGAAGCCGGGCGGGCGGCCACCAAGAGCTGTGCCCTGAACGGGACTTCTCGGCCGCCCTCGTGTCCGTGGCCGGCCGCGCGTGCAGATGGAGGTCCGGGTGGATGGTCCTGGGCTCGCCCCAGGAGCCCCGCCCGCACGCCTCGGGAAGGACCCAGTAGCCCAGGCCGTCGATGCGCGGAACTATCTGGCGCCGCCCCACCCCTCGTCAGTGAAGCTTCAACCAGTGTGCACCGCGGGTGAGTTGGGGCACGCTCAAGGTGACCGTCGCCGTGCGCACATGGCATGATCCACTTTCGCGTTACCTGTGGGTAACGCCCCCCACCCCCCCAATCCAAAGGTCACACCTACGTGCGCACGCTCTCCAGACGCCTCCTGCTCCCCGGCCTGACCGCCCTCGCGCTCGCCGCCACCGGCTGCTCCTCGACGCCGGACACGAACGCGGCCGAGCCCGAAAGCAGCAGCACCGCCACCACGCCGACAGCCGACGGCACCCGGCGGCTCGACGTGGACGCCGCGCCGCAGGCGTCGCCCGCGCCGACCGCCGTGGCCCGCGCCCATACCGGCAAGGGCCGTCCCGAGAAGTCCTCGCTGAAGGTGGCCTCGTACGACAAGACGAGCCGACAGGCAGTCATATCCACGGCCCCGCAGCGGCACACCGCCACGCCGGGCCACTCCGCCGCGCCTGACAAGCCCGTCGCCGTCGGCGACATCATCGCCAGCGCGCCGGCGCACGGCGCTCCCAACGGCCTGCTCGCCAAGGTCACCGAGGTCGTGGGGGAGACCGACCGCGGCACCGAGGTGAAGACTGCCTCCACGACGCTGGCCTCCGTCCTCCAGGACGACAAGGCCGATGGCAAGGTCCCGGTCGACCCGTCGTCGGTCACGGTCGAGCCTCTGACCAAGGGCGTCAGCTTCTCCTGGGCAAAGAGCCAGGGCGTGCGTTTCGGGCCC encodes:
- a CDS encoding amidohydrolase family protein, with amino-acid sequence MSDHTVLHVKGRVLVGPDEVRDELWVVGGRVTYDRPAHAAADITTIEGWVLPGLVDAHCHVGLDAHGPVEPEVAEKQALTDREIGALLIRDAGSPSDTRWIDDREDLPKIIRAGRHIARTRRYIRNYAHEIEPSDLVAYVAQEARRGDGWVKLVGDWIDREAGDLTACWPRPEVEAAIAEAHRLGARVTAHCFAEDSLRDLVEAGIDCIEHATGLTEDTIPLFAEKGVAIVPTLVNIATFPQLADGGESKFPRWSQHMRRLYERRYDTVRAAYDAGVPVYAGTDAGGSLAHGLVAAEVAELTLAGIPAVDALSATTWGARAWLGRPGLVEGAPADLVVYEADPREDVRVLGAPRRVVLNGRVVG
- a CDS encoding alanine--glyoxylate aminotransferase family protein, with the protein product MSSTVTTHPFLDLAPLSARHFASIEERVAGLLATSQDVVIMQGEALLPLEGCIRGAAQPGTTALNIITGPYGQTFGNWLRDCGATVVDLAVPFHTAVTAEQVRAALAEHPEIDFVSLVHAEAATGNTNPVAAIGEVVREHGALFMLDAVASVAAEPLLPDAWGVDLCVIGAQKAMGGPAGVSAVSVSERAWTRLAANPRAPRRSYLSLLDWKERWIDGGRKALLHAPAQLEMLALEACVERIEAEGLDALMARHATAAAATRAGALALGGGLEPYVYEAQDAAPVATTLRAPSGIDASELVAKALAADPVLPLVAGGGALAKEMIRVNHYGPDATRGVVHASLAALGEAMGEAGLTVDLEAARRAVTAAWQ